In Flavobacterium luteolum, the DNA window AGCTTTTCCATCTTAGTTGTTTTATTTTTAAATGTTTAATGCCATTTTTTATCGATAATTTGACAAGACAAAAGTATTTCTAAATAGTAATTGCGAAGTTGTCCAAAATGGACAATTTAAATAAGAGGAATATAAATAGCTGTAAGATAATCGGCTGGCGTTTTGCAATTTGAATCGTTTTTGATATACTGTTCAATAACTGGTAAATGAGATATTTCGAAATCATTACTAAGAAACCATCCGCCAAAAATTTGCTGATAAGTGTCTTCTAGGGTTTTATAAGATCCGTGATGAAGAAAACGCGCATATCTACCTCCAAAAAGTTTTTTTGTTGGAAGATTTCTAATAATGGCTTCAGTAACAATGCAAGCTTCATAAGTGCATTTCGATTTCTCGGTAATTAAAATATCGTCTGTAATAATACCGAAGAAATCGGAAATAGGCTCGGCTATTTCATTTTCTAATAAAGAATCCCAAAGATTTTCTATTTCAGGATTAATGTATGAGGTTTTACAGCTGGAATAATAAGCTGTTATTTCGGGAACAAAAACAATTTCGGGTTCTAAAATACAAACAATATGTTCTTCGCTTTTGGGATAATCATTTAGCAGCAATTCTTTTTGATTTCGTGCCGCAGAAGGAGAAGATTTAAAATGTTTTTTAAAAGTTTTGGAAAAAGACTGTACATCAGCAAAACCAATCTCAAGAGCAAT includes these proteins:
- a CDS encoding AraC family transcriptional regulator, which produces MKTRKKMNLKHIYNTRNYIETNYNQIISISAVEDISSYSYRNLQRVFYSLFQETIGAYQTRLKVENGYKKLLYSNEQISDIALEIGFADVQSFSKTFKKHFKSSPSAARNQKELLLNDYPKSEEHIVCILEPEIVFVPEITAYYSSCKTSYINPEIENLWDSLLENEIAEPISDFFGIITDDILITEKSKCTYEACIVTEAIIRNLPTKKLFGGRYARFLHHGSYKTLEDTYQQIFGGWFLSNDFEISHLPVIEQYIKNDSNCKTPADYLTAIYIPLI